One Natator depressus isolate rNatDep1 chromosome 6, rNatDep2.hap1, whole genome shotgun sequence DNA window includes the following coding sequences:
- the LOC141989705 gene encoding olfactory receptor 5AN6-like, with amino-acid sequence MGIIGLIRLTSHLHTPMYFFLSNFSFLNICYASSIIPGILHSLMSGHRAISYPGCKGQMYVALSCRVNECLLPAVMAYDHYMAVCLPLGYMVVMSRRACISLVACSWMVSLSLSIVPVFSLSVPFCGPNQIDHFFCKMLTVMQLGQRKAFSTCASDLMAVALFHRTAIFIYMWPRSAHSPGQDKMASVFYTVVTPMLNP; translated from the exons ctcagCAACTTCTCCTTCCTGAACATTTGCTATGCCTCCAGCATCATCCCGGGCATACTGCACAGCCTGATGTCTGGGCACAGGGCCATCTCCTACCCTGGCTGCAAGGGGCAGATGTATGTGGCGCTGTCCTGCAGAGTTAATGAGTGCCTGCTGCCGGCTGTCATGGCCTATGACCACTACATGGCAGTGTGCCTCCCATTGGGCTACATGGTGGTCATGAGCCGCAGGGCCTGCATCTCCTTGGTGGCTTGCTCCTGGATGGTTAGCTTGTCGCTCTCCATTGTGCCTGTCTTCAGCCTGTCGGTGCCTTTCTGTGGCCCCAACCAGATAGACCACTTCTTCTGCAAGATGCTGACAGTGATGCAGCTG GGCCAGCGGAAGGCCTTCTCCACCTGTGCCTCTGATCTGATGGCTGTGGCCCTGTTCCACAGGACGGCCATCTTCATCTACATGTGGCCCAGGTCTGCCCACTCCCCAGGTCAGGACAAAATGGCTTCTGTCTTCTACACAGTGGTGACCCCCATGCTGAATCCctga